A single window of Ferrimonas balearica DSM 9799 DNA harbors:
- a CDS encoding cryptochrome/photolyase family protein, with product MTHTLRLILGDQLNADHSWFRQRDDGVLYLIAELHQETGYVRHHIQKVCAFFAAMKAFSETLSQDGHRVRYLTLDDTAGVDDLPALLQQQIDQTGALQLEYQRPDEYRLLAQLADMSLSVPSQPCDTEHFLLPFDEIDRHFQRDKAHRMETFYRKMRQRFDLLMEGNKPLGGKWNYDPLNRHALKPGDWDSIPQPLLFANPVDEIIDRLSRHRVDTIGTLSGPLLWPVNREQARQLLAHFCHHCLPGFGRFQDALTGQAPHRWSLFHARLSFALNTKLLHPMEVLDAAIRAFKQNDGIDLAQIEGFVRQILGWREYVRGIYWANMPGYETRNHFAAHRALPSWFWTGDTKMACLHHAISQSLEYAYAHHIQRLMVTGTFALLIGADPDEVDAWYLGIYIDAIEWVELPNTRGMSQYADGGLLASKPYAASGNYINKMSDYCQQCHYDVKAKTTENACPLNSLYWHFMDRHDRELARNPRIGMVYRSWDNQPQSQRDAVLARANWCLEHIDSL from the coding sequence GTGACCCATACCCTGCGCCTGATTCTGGGCGACCAACTCAATGCCGACCACAGCTGGTTTCGACAACGGGACGACGGTGTGCTTTACCTCATCGCCGAACTGCACCAGGAAACCGGCTACGTACGCCACCATATCCAGAAGGTGTGCGCCTTTTTTGCCGCCATGAAGGCGTTTTCCGAAACGCTGAGTCAGGACGGACACCGAGTTCGCTATCTGACCCTGGACGACACCGCCGGTGTTGATGACCTGCCTGCTCTGCTGCAACAACAGATAGACCAGACCGGCGCCCTGCAGCTGGAGTACCAGCGGCCCGACGAGTATCGGTTGCTGGCTCAGCTGGCGGATATGTCGCTCTCCGTCCCCAGCCAGCCCTGTGATACCGAGCATTTTCTCCTGCCATTTGATGAGATCGACCGCCATTTCCAGCGGGACAAAGCGCACCGGATGGAAACCTTCTATCGAAAGATGCGGCAGCGGTTTGACCTGTTGATGGAGGGCAACAAGCCTCTGGGGGGAAAGTGGAACTACGACCCCCTGAACCGCCATGCGCTGAAACCCGGGGACTGGGACTCGATTCCCCAACCACTGCTGTTTGCCAACCCGGTGGATGAGATCATTGATCGGCTTAGCCGCCACCGGGTAGACACCATCGGCACGTTGAGCGGGCCGCTACTGTGGCCAGTAAACCGGGAGCAGGCCCGACAGCTGCTGGCGCACTTTTGCCACCACTGCCTGCCCGGGTTTGGCCGATTTCAGGATGCCCTGACCGGACAAGCACCCCATCGCTGGAGCCTGTTTCACGCCCGTTTATCGTTTGCCCTTAACACCAAGCTGCTGCATCCCATGGAGGTGCTGGACGCCGCCATCCGCGCCTTTAAACAAAACGACGGGATCGACTTGGCCCAGATAGAGGGCTTTGTCAGGCAGATTCTCGGCTGGCGGGAGTACGTGCGCGGCATCTACTGGGCCAATATGCCCGGCTATGAGACGCGAAACCACTTTGCCGCCCACCGTGCGCTGCCCTCCTGGTTCTGGACCGGCGACACCAAGATGGCCTGCCTGCATCACGCCATCAGCCAATCACTGGAGTACGCCTACGCGCACCACATCCAACGGCTGATGGTAACCGGTACATTCGCCCTGCTGATTGGGGCCGACCCGGATGAGGTCGACGCCTGGTACCTGGGGATCTACATCGATGCGATTGAGTGGGTGGAGCTGCCCAATACCCGCGGCATGAGCCAGTACGCCGATGGCGGCCTGCTGGCCTCCAAGCCTTACGCCGCCAGTGGCAACTACATCAACAAGATGAGCGACTACTGCCAGCAGTGTCACTATGACGTGAAAGCCAAAACCACAGAGAACGCCTGCCCGCTCAACAGCCTGTATTGGCACTTTATGGACCGGCATGATCGGGAGCTGGCCCGAAATCCCCGCATCGGTATGGTGTATCGCAGTTGGGATAATCAGCCCCAGTCCCAACGCGATGCGGTGCTGGCCCGTGCCAACTGGTGCCTTGAGCACATCGATTCGCTGTAG
- a CDS encoding GTP pyrophosphokinase, protein MTQSEHKRVSDAEQARAALVSYFSRVGDELEQVRALLQLRLEQLALAYCRRHNLPREAVLVTTRVKSLASVLNKLARRGWPPFNDPTEVITDMIGARVVCWFVDDCHAMVTLVASSKHLSLDAEVENYIAQPKPTGYRAIHLLARVSYDSVQGTESAARIELAEQLCEIQIRSKLQDAWGDITHEFHYKAKGRGIEQRQHEQALAAIARRLAAEDEALMQIRNAYQKLAANSDSD, encoded by the coding sequence CTCAGTCTGAGCACAAGCGGGTCAGCGATGCGGAGCAGGCGAGGGCGGCGTTGGTGTCGTACTTCAGCCGTGTTGGCGATGAACTGGAACAGGTTCGGGCGCTGTTGCAGCTTCGCCTCGAACAGCTGGCGTTGGCCTATTGCCGTCGTCACAACCTGCCCAGGGAAGCGGTTTTGGTGACCACCCGGGTGAAAAGCCTGGCCAGTGTACTCAACAAGCTGGCCCGGCGAGGCTGGCCGCCATTCAATGACCCAACCGAGGTGATCACCGATATGATCGGGGCCCGGGTGGTGTGCTGGTTCGTTGATGACTGCCACGCCATGGTGACCCTGGTGGCCTCCTCAAAGCATTTGTCACTGGATGCCGAGGTGGAAAACTACATCGCGCAACCCAAGCCCACCGGTTACCGCGCCATCCACCTGTTGGCCAGAGTCAGTTACGACAGTGTGCAGGGAACCGAATCCGCCGCTCGCATTGAGCTGGCGGAACAGCTGTGTGAAATCCAGATCCGCTCTAAATTGCAGGATGCCTGGGGCGACATCACCCACGAGTTTCACTACAAAGCCAAGGGGCGCGGCATCGAGCAGCGGCAGCATGAACAGGCACTGGCGGCCATTGCCCGACGTCTGGCGGCCGAGGATGAAGCGCTGATGCAGATCCGCAATGCCTACCAGAAGCTGGCGGCCAACTCAGACTCCGATTAG